In Rhodospirillum rubrum ATCC 11170, a genomic segment contains:
- the folP gene encoding dihydropteroate synthase: MLDHTSGPGSDSPVPTIGSPALPRGFFHAEGASPAGRLYLQPVGLLDGQAAAQAVVEGLALPLAGRADHAFCLIAALLRGAAGDVILRCLVSPAALRQWAASEGAGIAAEVEAVLARLSAPRPPFAGLPLGRGNALVMGILNVTPDSFSDGGDHVGFDAALAGGQAMLAAGAAILDVGGESTRPGAAPVDPQDEIARVVPVIRAFAERGAVVSVDTRNASTMEAALAAGARIVNDVTALTGDERALGVVARARAPVILMHIRGEPRTMQSDPSYASAPLDVVDWLAERLACCRAAGMDDGDLCVDPGIGFGKTVDHNLEVLEATTLLHGLGVGVLIGASRKSFIGRVADVGTPKARLPGSLAAALAAARRGADIVRVHDVGETVQALRVAAAIESA; this comes from the coding sequence ATGCTTGACCACACCAGCGGACCGGGGTCTGATTCCCCGGTCCCGACCATCGGAAGCCCCGCTTTACCGCGGGGCTTCTTCCATGCGGAGGGGGCGTCGCCGGCCGGGCGGCTTTACCTCCAGCCCGTCGGCCTGCTTGATGGCCAAGCCGCCGCCCAAGCCGTGGTCGAAGGCTTGGCCCTGCCCTTGGCCGGGCGCGCCGACCACGCTTTTTGTCTGATCGCCGCCCTGTTGCGCGGCGCGGCCGGGGACGTGATCTTGCGCTGTCTGGTCAGCCCGGCGGCCCTGCGCCAATGGGCGGCAAGCGAGGGCGCCGGCATCGCCGCCGAGGTCGAAGCGGTATTGGCCCGCCTGTCCGCCCCGCGTCCGCCCTTCGCCGGCCTGCCCTTGGGCCGGGGGAACGCCCTGGTCATGGGCATTCTGAACGTCACCCCCGACAGCTTTTCCGATGGCGGCGACCATGTCGGCTTCGACGCCGCTTTGGCCGGGGGGCAGGCGATGCTGGCGGCGGGGGCGGCCATCCTTGATGTCGGCGGCGAAAGCACCCGCCCCGGCGCCGCTCCCGTCGATCCCCAAGACGAGATCGCCCGGGTGGTTCCGGTGATCCGCGCCTTCGCCGAACGCGGCGCGGTGGTCTCGGTCGATACCCGCAACGCTTCGACCATGGAGGCGGCGCTGGCCGCCGGGGCGCGCATCGTCAATGACGTCACCGCCCTGACCGGCGATGAGCGGGCGCTGGGCGTGGTGGCGCGCGCGCGCGCTCCGGTGATTTTGATGCATATCCGCGGCGAGCCGCGCACCATGCAAAGCGATCCATCCTATGCCAGCGCCCCGCTGGACGTGGTCGACTGGCTGGCCGAACGGCTGGCGTGCTGCCGGGCCGCCGGGATGGACGACGGTGATCTGTGCGTCGATCCGGGGATCGGCTTTGGCAAGACCGTCGATCATAATCTGGAAGTGCTGGAAGCCACGACCTTGTTGCACGGCCTGGGGGTTGGCGTTTTGATCGGCGCCAGCCGCAAAAGCTTCATCGGCCGCGTCGCCGATGTCGGGACGCCCAAGGCCCGCCTGCCCGGATCGTTGGCCGCCGCCCTGGCCGCCGCCCGCCGCGGCGCCGATATCGTCCGCGTTCACGACGTGGGCGAAACCGTTCAGGCGCTGCGCGTCGCCGCGGCGATCGAGAGCGCCTAG
- the ftsH gene encoding ATP-dependent zinc metalloprotease FtsH, whose product MNLSRNLLLWIIIAVLLVVLFNLFQTSAPRGPQTTVPYSDFLSSVDAREVRDVVIKGDSISGHTTDGRAFTTYAPRDADMVSHLRDSGVQISAVPAEDNVPTFWSILISWFPFLLLIGVWIFFMRQMQSGGGKAMGFGKSRAKLLTEKTGRVTFDDVAGIDEAKQELEEVVEFLRDPQKFQRLGGKIPKGVLLVGPPGTGKTLLARAIAGEANVPFFTISGSDFVEMFVGVGASRVRDMFEQGKKNAPCLIFIDEIDAVGRHRGAGLGGGNDEREQTLNQLLVEMDGFEANEGVILIAATNRPDVLDPALLRPGRFDRQVTVSNPDIMGREKILKVHMRKTPLGPDVDAKVIARGTPGFSGADLSNLVNEAALLAARKGKRVVTMAEFEEAKDKVLMGAERRSMVMTEDEKEKTAYHEAGHALIAIHQEGHDPLHKVTIIPRGRALGVTMSLPERDRYGYSLKELKARIAMAFGGRVAEEMIYGTENVTTGASNDIMQATDLARRMVTEFGFSEKLGPLRYTDNQEEVFLGHSVTQHKNLSDETARMIDEEVRRFVEQGEARAREILGKYKDELEIITRGLLEYETLSGDEVNKLLRGEDLNRAEQPAPPRDRSGRRASVPTSGPAAGGVGGDPEPQPGA is encoded by the coding sequence TTGAACCTCAGCAGAAACCTGCTCCTGTGGATCATCATCGCCGTACTTCTGGTGGTGCTGTTCAATCTGTTCCAGACGTCGGCGCCGCGTGGACCGCAGACCACGGTTCCCTATTCGGATTTCCTGTCGAGCGTCGATGCCCGGGAAGTTCGTGACGTCGTCATCAAGGGCGATTCGATCAGCGGCCACACCACCGATGGCCGCGCCTTCACCACCTATGCTCCCCGCGACGCGGACATGGTCAGCCATCTGCGCGACAGCGGCGTGCAGATCTCGGCCGTGCCGGCCGAGGACAATGTTCCGACCTTCTGGAGCATCCTGATTTCCTGGTTCCCGTTCCTGCTGCTGATCGGCGTGTGGATCTTCTTCATGCGCCAGATGCAGTCCGGCGGCGGCAAGGCCATGGGCTTTGGCAAATCGCGGGCCAAGCTGCTGACCGAGAAGACCGGCCGCGTCACCTTCGACGACGTGGCGGGCATCGACGAGGCCAAGCAGGAACTGGAAGAAGTGGTGGAATTCCTGCGCGATCCGCAGAAGTTCCAGCGCCTGGGCGGCAAGATTCCCAAGGGCGTGCTGCTTGTCGGCCCCCCGGGTACGGGTAAGACGCTGCTGGCCCGCGCCATCGCCGGCGAAGCCAATGTGCCGTTCTTCACCATCTCGGGCTCGGATTTCGTTGAAATGTTCGTCGGTGTCGGCGCCAGCCGTGTCCGCGACATGTTCGAGCAGGGCAAGAAGAACGCGCCTTGCCTGATCTTCATCGACGAAATCGACGCCGTCGGTCGCCATCGCGGCGCCGGTCTTGGCGGCGGCAACGACGAACGCGAGCAGACCCTGAACCAGCTGCTGGTCGAGATGGACGGCTTCGAGGCGAACGAGGGGGTGATCCTGATCGCCGCCACCAACCGCCCCGACGTGTTGGATCCGGCCTTGCTGCGTCCGGGCCGCTTCGACCGTCAGGTTACCGTCTCCAACCCCGATATCATGGGGCGCGAGAAGATCCTGAAGGTCCATATGCGCAAGACGCCGCTCGGCCCGGATGTCGACGCCAAGGTCATCGCCCGTGGCACCCCCGGATTCTCGGGCGCCGATCTGTCCAACCTTGTCAACGAAGCCGCCCTGCTCGCCGCCCGCAAGGGCAAGCGCGTGGTGACCATGGCCGAGTTCGAGGAGGCCAAGGACAAGGTGCTGATGGGCGCCGAGCGCCGCTCGATGGTGATGACCGAGGACGAGAAGGAAAAGACCGCCTATCACGAGGCCGGCCATGCCCTGATCGCCATCCACCAGGAAGGCCACGATCCGCTGCACAAGGTGACGATCATCCCGCGTGGCCGCGCCCTGGGCGTGACCATGTCCCTGCCCGAACGCGATCGCTACGGCTATTCGCTGAAGGAACTGAAGGCCCGCATCGCCATGGCCTTCGGCGGCCGCGTCGCCGAGGAAATGATCTATGGCACCGAGAACGTCACCACCGGCGCCTCCAACGACATCATGCAGGCGACCGATCTCGCCCGCCGGATGGTCACCGAGTTCGGCTTCTCGGAAAAGCTGGGGCCCTTGCGCTATACCGATAACCAGGAAGAGGTTTTCCTTGGCCATTCGGTGACCCAGCACAAGAACCTGTCCGACGAGACCGCCCGCATGATCGACGAGGAGGTTCGCCGCTTCGTCGAGCAGGGCGAGGCCCGGGCCCGCGAAATCCTGGGCAAGTACAAGGACGAGCTGGAAATCATCACCCGCGGCTTGCTGGAATACGAGACGCTGTCGGGCGATGAGGTCAATAAGCTGCTGCGCGGCGAGGATCTCAACCGCGCCGAACAGCCCGCGCCGCCCCGGGACCGCTCGGGCCGTCGGGCCTCGGTTCCCACCAGCGGGCCGGCGGCGGGCGGTGTCGGCGGCGATCCGGAACCCCAGCCGGGTGCCTGA